A genomic region of Zea mays cultivar B73 chromosome 6, Zm-B73-REFERENCE-NAM-5.0, whole genome shotgun sequence contains the following coding sequences:
- the LOC109940354 gene encoding probable mitochondrial adenine nucleotide transporter BTL3 — protein sequence MCIPMDTIRTKMVAPGGEALGGVIGVARHMIQTEGFFSLYKGLVPSLISMAPSGAVFYGVYDILKMAYLHSPEGKKRVSMMKQQKQETNALDQLELGTVRTLLYGAIAGCCAEAATYPFEVVRRQLQMQVKATRMNALATCLKIVDQGGVPALYVGLIPSLLQVCILSAENLLPHICQW from the exons ATGTGCATACCTATGGATACA ATCAGGACAAAGATGGTTGCTCCTGGTGGTGAAGCTTTAGGTGGGGTCATTGGTGTTGCCCGCCACATGATCCAAACTGAAGGATTCTTCTCGCTGTATAAGGGATTGGTGCCTTCTCTTATCAGCATGGCACCCTCTGGCGCTGTATTCTATGGAGTGTATGACATACTGAAGATGGCTTATCTGCATTCTCCTGAAGGAAAGAAAAGGGTATCGATGATGAAGCAACAAAAACAAGAGACAAATGCATTGGATCAACTTGAACTGGGTACTGTGAGGACTTTACTCTATGGGGCCATTGCAGGTTGCTGTGCTGAAGCTGCTACATACCCATTTGAAGTGGTCCGTAGGCAGCTACAGATGCAAGTAAAAGCAACCAGAATGAATGCGCTTGCAACATGCCTTAAGATTGTCGACCAAGGTGGGGTACCAGCACTGTATGTCGGTCTAATCCCCAGTTTGTTACAGGTATGTATTCTTTCAGCAGAGAACCTACTTCCACATATATGTCAATGGTGA
- the LOC103629789 gene encoding uncharacterized protein, with translation MYNDSLDALFLGAPTFKGRKQIENRRVVELGGKSVKKHRTPLSVAKPALKNQKKREQKKMEEEKLLGIFRKRDKDTKPHKTRPEDRVLRSTEGRFRNSILNVKHLLAPPKPSGKDMSEPKMRKDKHKGKGKQKGGRRKRR, from the exons ATGTACAATGACTCACTTGATGCTTTGTTTTTAGGTGCCCCTACATTTAAGGGGCGAAAGCAAATCGAGAACCGCAGAGTAGTTGAGTTGGGTGGAAAG TCCGTTAAGAAGCATCGCACACCATTAAGTGTTGCGAAGCCAGCTCTGAAGAATCAGAAGAAACGAGAACAGAAGAAAATGGAAGAG GAAAAACTACTTGGGATCTTTAGGAAGAGGGACAAGGACACCAAACCTCACAAGACAAGGCCAGAGGATCGAGTGCTTAGGTCCACAGAAGGGCGCTTTAGGAACAGTATACTGAACGTCAAGCATCTTCTGGCGCCACCGAAACCATCAGGCAAGGACATGTCAGAACCGAAGATGAGGAAGGACAAGCACAAGGGGAAGGGTAAGCAGAAGGGGGGCAGAAGGAAGAGACGTTGA